TTTCTAACTACCTCATCAATCATCTAAATCAAGCTTTGACTACCATAGTACAAAATTTGTcgttttcgttttaaaaaaaaattgcttttaaCCTAATGCAATCGGAGAATACTAATTTACACACAAAAAGGCACATCTTAGATTCTTCTAACTAGGTATGGACCATATGGTTATCTCATAATAATGAACTTGAAAGCTCTTCTTTACAGAGGAAGACGTAACTGGGATTTAAGTTGATCAATAATAAAAAGAACTTGAACATTCAGTCAAAATATTGAAGTATGAAAAAACTAGAATAAATAACCATTAATGAAGGGGAATTTGGGAAACACACACGAAAGTCCTCGTCCCATGCCTATCTTAGATGAACGAACACCCTTTACTTAATTGGCTAATTCACAAGTCAATAAAACCCATTTTGCCACGCGGCATGTGCCcaccgttttttttttgtcttctttaccagaaaaagaagaagaacgtaTTTGGTAATTTCCACTACTTTAGGGAACTTTAGTTTTAGTAGGTCGACTCTTCACCTTCCccttgataaataaataataaatcaaaaacgcATTTACATCCAAACAGTCAAAATATATACCTAACATACCTTTCCCATGCAACTCGCCGAGactttcttatttaatttttttttgaaattttttcttatttaatttcttatttaattttaacataGCCTTCGGTGTCTTCACACATACAAACACGTCTCTTCATGCGCTCTCTCGCCTCTATATAAGTATATAGTAAGATAACAGACTGCGGCATACATATCCAACCAAAGTCCCATAAACTGAAAAACAAACACActtctgtctcttcttcttgttattcttcgagagagagagagaaatcaaaGTCGTTAAAAAGTTATGAGTGTGTGTTTAAGGCAGTTAATTTGTTGATCAATTCTTAAACACTTTTTACTCCTTTTTTGTTACTATGGCTCGTATCGTAGCAGCTAATGATGATGATTCCATGGAGCTCAACACCATCTCTTCCGTGCACGATTCAACTTTAGGACAACTTCTGAAGAACGTCAGTGACGTCAGGAAAATGGACATCGGAGACGAGACTCCAGTTCATGAGTCCTTAAACCAAGACTACGACGATGGTTACATGCGTACTGTTCCATTCGTTCTCTCTTTCGACAATCTCACTTACAATGTCTCCGTTCGTCGAAAACTAGAGTTCCGTAACCTCTTTCCACGGGGAAATACAGAGGATCCGGAGATAGCTCAAACGGTGATGCCAAATACTAAAACCCTTCTCAACAACATCTCCGGCGAGTCACGAGATGGAGAGATCATGGCCGTTCTTGGAGCTAGCGGATCAGGGAAATCAACACTGATCGATGCATTAGCGAACCGTATAGCTAAAGGAAGCTTGAAAGGAACAGTGAAGCTAAACGGAGAAACACTTCAATCACGAATGCTCAAAGTCATCTCAGCCTATGTAATGCAAGATGATCTTCTCTTCCCTATGTTAACCGTAGAAGAAACACTAATATTCGCTGCTGAGTTTCGTCTCCCGAGGAGTTTAcctaaatcaaagaagaagcttcGTGTGCAAGCTTTGATTGATCAGTTAGGTATCAGAAACGCAGCTAAAACCATCATCGGAGACGAAGGTCACCGTGGGATCTCCGGTGGTGAAAGGAGACGAGTCTCAATCGGAATTGATATAATCCATGATCCGATACTTCTCTTCCTCGATGAACCAACCTCTGGTCTGGACTCAACCAGTGCGTTCATGGTTGTTAAAGTGTTGAAGAGGATTGCTCAGAGTGGCAGTATCGTGATTATGTCGATTCATCAACCGAGTCATCGAGTTCTCAGTTTGCTTGACCGGTTAATCTTCTTATCCCGTGGTCACACCGTGTACAGCGGATCTCCGGCGAGTCTTCCGCGTTTTTTCTCCGAGTTCGGGAGTCCGATACCGGAGAACGAGAATCGAACCGAGTTCGCGTTAGATCTCATCTGTGAGCTTGAAGGATCAGCCGGAGGAACAAGAGGATTAGTCGAATTCAACAAAAAGTGGCAAGAgatgaagaaacagaacaatcgCCAACCGCCGTTAACTCCGCCTTCGTCACCGTACCCAAATCTAACACTGAAGGAAGCAATCGCCGCTAGTATAAGCAGAGGAAAGCTAGTTTCCGGCGGTGAATCCGTCGCTAACGGCGGAACAACCGCTACCTCCACAACAACCCTAGCTGTTCCTGAATTCGCGAATCCGATGTGGATCGAAATCAAAACTCTCTCGAAACGATCAATGCTCAATTCTAGGAGACAACCAGAGCTATTCGGAATCAGAGTCGCCTCCGTCGTTATCACCGGATTCATCCTCGCCACCGTGTTCTGGCGGTTAGACAATTCGCCAAAAGGAGTTCAAGAGCGGCTAGGGTTCTTCGCCTTCGCGATGTCAACAATGTTCTACACTTGCGCCGATGCGTTACCAGTTTTTCTCCAGGAACGTTACATCTTCATGAGAGAAACCGCTTACAACGCTTACCGGAGATCCTCCTACGTTCTCTCTCACGCCATCGTCTCTATCCCGTCGCTCATCTTCCTCTCCCTTGCTTTCGCGGCGACGACGTATTGGGCTGTAGGGTTAGGCGGAGGCCCAATGGGCCTTTTGTTCTATTGCTTGATCATTTTAGCCTCGTTCTGGTCAGGAAGCTCCTTTGTCACGTTTCTATCAGGTGTGGTTCCGAGTGTGATGTTGGGTTACATAATCGTCGTCGCTATTTTAGCTTACTTCTTGTTGTTCAGTGGATTCTTCATCAACAGAAACCGTATCCCTGATTACTGGATTTGGTTTCATTACCTGTCTTTGGTGAAATACCCCTACGAAGCCGTTTTACAGAACGAGTTCTCTGACGCTACCAAGTGTTTCGTGAGAGGAGTTCAGATTTTCGACAATACGCCATTAGGGGAATTACCTGAAGTGATGAAGCTGAATCTGCTTGGTTCAGTGAGCAAGTCGCTCGGGGTGACGATATCGAGCACGACTTGTTTGACCACTGGTGCTGATATACTGAAGAATCAAGGTGTTGTTCAGCTGAGCAAATGGAATTGCTTGCTCGTCACAGTTGCTTTCGGGTtcttttttaggattttgttcTACTTCACTTTGTTACTTGGTAGCAAGAACAAGCGGAGGTGAAAAGAATAGAAGAGGGAAGGGGGAAAAAAATTTGCTAAAAGACCCAAATCAAAACATActtctattttctatttgtaATTCCTTGAATTGTTTgaatgaaaaatgttttttcatatatatatatatataaaggaacgTTTCCAGGATACCCTTATCTCAAAAAGTATAAAGAAAGAATAAGGACTTCCATATTCACAAAAACGAATTACAAACACATTTAGCTTCTCTTCCAAAAGTTTCCTACTACAACTATGAAGTACTATAAACCTAAAAATGTCATACCTGAACTTGTGTGTGGGGCTGAGGATGTTGATGAAGCCAGAGAGCCTTGGAATTATCTTCATTGTTCTCCTTCAGATCAATAGTTATGATGAACTTCATTTTAGCAttattgcttctttttttcctcccaTCAGACTATAACAAACATTAAATTTTTTCATCATGTACGTGTAAAAAAATCATTGACATCTAGATTTCGATCTCCATGAGCAACTGCGTCTTCAGGTTCTGGCATGAAGAGACTCGTTGATGACACCTGCACAAGGAATAACAAAAAACCACTCCTCAATCCATATCTTGAGAATCATAGTGAACTTCAAGTCTTACAATAAGGATATAGCAAACCCAAAAGAAGACTTACCTTGGTATCAAGCAGTATATCTCCGTTACTGTCAGTAATGAGGTTAGCACCATGGGTTTTTAGCCATTCTAAACACTCCTCCAAACCATTGGTCTCCTTTTCATCAGTACCTTCGCTTGCAGCACCAGTAAAGCCCAAAACTTGGACTATGTATGAAACCGGGATTGTAGGCCGACAACTCCGAGACATAAAAGTCACAGCCTTGTAACGCATTTTCTCCACATAGAGATCTGCAAACATAACAATTTCATCATATCCTTACATATATATCTAGCCATTCAATTGTTTAAACATATCAAAAGAGTTTTCCTATGTAACATATGTCTCCTACCCATGAGGCAACTATTCATGTTTGGTGCAGTCTTGTAGAGTCTGAAGAACATAACATAATTTCCTGATGTTACAGCTGCACGAACTGAAAGAGCATGTCTAACTGCTTCATCCTTCTTAGCTTCTTCGGATAATCTACGGAACAGAGATCACAAAATTACTCAATGTCATGCACACAAACCCAATTCAAAGGAGTAACCTCTTTGCATTGGTAGGAAGAGATGTTGCAAAACCTAAACTATCAGATAGGTAGCGTTAACATATATAATTCCAATACTATTCCCAGTTGGTCACTCAAAACCATATTTTGATCTTTCCACGAAACTTTAATTTATCAAAGTTTCACATCACTCATCATGCTTAAACGGAGCCCAGAGATGGATATTTATACGTACTAACCTGGACATAGATGATAGCAATTCTCGGTTGTTGTTAGAGTGTAGGGTAATATAGAGTAGACTGTACGCAGCAAACTCCAGAGAGCATCCTTCTATACCTTCCGCATAAAGAGTCTTTAACTGCGACAGGCActgtaacataaaatataaaccaattcaGCAACACTAAAAATACCTGAGATTAAAATAGACTCCTCAGGAATATGCAACAGATGTATTCTACAAGACTTGGTGGAACAGTATTGCAGAATTTATGCAAACCAAAGTCATAGTCCATAGTAACAAGTCTTCAGAAATATGCGTCAACTTGCCTACCATTATGTCGAGAGCATCTTCCACAATTTTATCAACGTTTACTATATTGATTTTAGAACCTAGAGGCATAACTCGAAACCCAAATTTTTCTACTTGCTAAACTATAGTTGCCAGCTGTTTCCAAACTCACTTCACTCTGAGGTCTTGCATGACATGttgcttatttattatttgaaagtGAGACACCAGTGAAATTCTAGCAGATGTTGGTATATTTtaaattaggaaaaacaaaaaggacaaGTTTTTCAATACCGATTTGATCTAGACACTCTGAATGGTTTTAGGTTGGTACTCCTTAAATTAGGAGAAAGAGAATTTTTTCAATATCCATTTTGATCTAGACACTGAATGATTACTATTCTAAAATATGAAGAGTCTGTGCTAGTGTACCAACCTGATTATACTCAGGTAAATCCCCAGCCTCCAAAGCCAATCTAGCATGTGTTTCATAAACCTGAAATAGACATTGAACATGTAAACATTATAAACATGCTAATTGGGTGACAGGTCCTGTAACTAGGATAAAATCCTCCACCAGGAAATGGATCCTAGAAGCAAGAACACTCAATATCATTCTGAACTCAATAATATACCTTAGCTGTTAAATGATTGTGTATCCGTTGTACTGTGAGATCTTGGCGAATAGACTTTAGCTGATCGCATttataaagataatttttttgagaatcCTGAACCATTAACAGAGCTTTTTCCAGCACATCCTCTGGTCTTACCTGAAAataagtcaaataaaaaaaatcagccaGGGTGTCAAAAAGATTACGAGGTATAAGATAGTGATATTTACAGTGGCAGGATCCGGTGCAGAGGTAAGGCGGAGATAACGTTTCTCAATTTCCTGGCAAGTTCCTTTAACTGTTAGTGCATCCCAGTCAATGTCTTCCACAGCTCTGCTGCCACTTTCATCAAAAGTTTTGCTAAGCCTCAAGGCAGTGGCTCTTCTAGAATGCAAATTTCCAACATTTCCAACATTTGCATTCTTGGGTTTCGGAAGATCATTCCCTCGGTTGTGCCCTTGAACTCTTTCGAAACGCTTGGAACGACTATCACGTCGCTTCTTTTCCTCGGCAGAACTAGCAAGTGCCACTGCACTGGAATAGTAAGGTGTCAAATCCTTGTCACTATCACTAGATGCCTCATCATCAATGGCCGTAGCTGCACCACCAGAAAACCGCTGTCGCTTGACAGGCCgctggaaatttttttttgcagaattTTGCCCAGAATAAGTGGGCTTGAAGCCAATGGCAGCATCCACCTTTTGAAAAATCTCAGAGTTCTGCAAAATTACTTATCAGAACCAGTAACTGCATGAACCAAATTCTAACAGCTAAATACACATTCACCAGTAGCCATATAatataagaagagaaagattaacctttttgttattttcattttggtgATTCCAAGCTCCAAATTTAACAGGACTACTGAAAGTTGAAGCTGGCTTGACAAACGGTTTCTCTTCCAGTAACGGCTCCCATCTACTTTTGGGTCGTCTTGTTGGGCTCTTATTTTGTAACGAAGATATAAGAGTGGAGCTCGACCTGCATTGCAGTGTAAAATTTAGCAGgaaaatagaaagtaaatgCACCAACCATATACTAGGGAAGAAAGAAAGTTATAGATCAAGAAGACAGGAGACGAGGGAGGAAATAAGGGCCATACTCTGTGACAGTCACATTTCTGTTCAGGACAGTTGAAAGAGGCTCAGTATCCCAATCCCGAGTATAAAGAGTCTCATCAGTCTTCGCATTCATGATGATCTAGAAATACAAAAATACGCATCAACATGCAAAGCAACCAAAAATTAACAGGGTATTCTACTGActgcaaaacaattttttcgAGAAAAGGCATGAAAACATCTTAAATATACTAGACATCTACACGGAAGATCAAGTTGGAAGTTAATTCAAATATGCAATAATATTAAGATGAACACAGAGTTTGtctaaaaaagaaacattaatcAAGCTACAAAATTCTAACAACTGAGCGTTCACAATTCCTACAAACATTTACCTCCTTCAGGGCATCCTGACAAGATGCCTTTTCTTTATCATCTTTGCAGCGAGCAAGTGCTCTCTCAACATACCCACGAAGCGATTTCGGGAAGTGTCTAGGCTACAAGCAAGGAGATTATTTATTCCAATGtcaattgtaagaaaaaaacaattagccAACACATTAATTTACAGTGGCCAACAATTATATCTACTTCACTTGCTAGGTAATCAACAAttgaaaaaaggaaacttaCCTCAGGCATAGCAGTGGCATGGTCTTTCGACTTTGGCATTGAAACACTAACATATGCAGGTGTTTGGGCTGCACCTGCCGCTGAACTATCTTTATCCATTTTGGTAAAACCTGATGGCAAGTTTGAAGCAATTCTAGGGTTAGTTGGAATCTGTACTTTGCTTACCCTTTGTGTATCTACTGACGGTGTTGCCTGAGCAGGCTGGCGATAGCCTAACGGTGCCTGGTGAAAGGAAGACTGGGAGTTCAGTTCTTGAGGATATGTAGCTCTCTGATGACCCTGGAAGGGAGTCTCATATAAGGGTTTCATCTCGAGAGGACTCTGGTAATGATTTTGAGGAGGAACATGATGATGCGCTTGCAGGCTTTGTGTTTGATGCACCCAGTAAGCATCGTTAGAGGTACTAACAGCTGCACCAGACTGCGAGAACGATAAAAGAAAGCAATAAGAGATTACATCTAAACTGTTTGCACATAAAATTCAAGAATTAATTCTATGCAGCATTGCTTGGTGGCTAACAGATCAGTTACTATCACTCTTTTACcaatttaaaaaattcaaaggAGATAACACACATTAATCAATAAGCTGCAAGCAGACAAGTATTATGAATACAAATAAACTTAATGACGCAAATTTGGTATACTaaagtaaaatctaaacctgCTGAGAAGGTGGTTGGGATGCGCCAGTTTCCGGCCCCCAGTGTTGGACATAAGACGGAGCATGCTGACTATTTGAAGCAGGCATTTCACTAGTAACACCTGGAACTGGAAAGCTCTGACTATATGCACTCGTGGCAGACAACTTTTCTGTGCCCGGGGCACAGGGGACTTCGGTTTGGCTGTAATATTCTGACCATTGTTGGTAGTTCTGTTGATGATGTACAGGTGTTGCGGTTGCAATAGTAGAGCTAGGTGTGTTAGCAGCATCAGGAGTATAATTTTGATAAGGGTTTGAGGTATAGTTTCCCTGATTCAAAGCAGGAGTCTGGTTGCTGTAATTTGAAGCAGGAGTCTGATTGCTATAGTTTGAAGCAGGAGCCTGATTGCTGTAATTTGAAGCAGGAGTCTGGTTGCTGTAATTTGAAGCAGGGGTCTGATTGCTATAGTTTGAAGCAGGAGTCTGATTGCTGTAATTTGAAGCAGGAGTCTGATTGCTGTAATTTGTACTTGGGTAACTTCCAGCTGTTTGGTTGTTATAATTTGTACTTTGGTAACCTCCAGCAGTCTGATAATCAGCAGGATTGTAGTAAGTTCCTGAATAACTTGCAGTCCCAGCATAAGATCCTGGATTCTGAAATGAGGAAAGAGGCTGAGGAGCACCTGTGTTTTGATACGCCCCTACAGGCTGAGGATATGACTGGCTAGGTTGCTGTTGATAGCCACTGTAGTAACTGGAATACCCCGTGTTAGAATAGTTGTGTGGGTCCGAAGGGGTCTGGTATGGCGTATATCCACTATAACCTTGTGCCATATTTGCAGTTCCAGACGTCGATGAGCTAGTAAAGGACGCAGTATTCGGTATCTCTTGGGCATTGCTTGTGGCAGGCCCCGTTGGCTGTGGATGGTAATAGTTTGAATTTGAATAGTTCCCATTATCCACAGCCTGATGTTCAGCAGAATGCCCTGTCCATGGGGCACTGTCAGACCCAGTTGAGTATTGATATGAATATTTATGTACTTGGCTTCCATCAACACCATATCGATTCTGCATCAGAGAAAAACCATTAGTAGTGGCAAAAGGTCTGGGAATCCTCATCTTTATTACAATAAAGatacaccaaacaaaaaaaagccaaaGAGTGAAAAGAAATatagacaaacaacaaacagAAATTTTTCATCTCTAATCAAGGCTATATCTACGCTAAAAAGCCTTCCACAGTCTCAAGTCAATCAGAAAGAACCTTAAACATTACACCTTCAAACGTTCATGCATAAGTGATCAACAACAGCTAAAGTGTCTTAACCAAACCTACGGATTAATATAGCAAAAAGTACTTAACAGTTTACATCTTTGAGATGTTTTTAGAAAGGTAAATTACTCGAGAAAACCATAATGCTCGTAAAAAATACTATTCTTAAGGAGAAGAATGAAATTTCTGAAGTTCACACACACCAGGTCTAAAATCAAaaatcactttcttcttctactgcaTAAACATACTGAATATGCAAAATTCCTCTAAACATTTACAAAGGTGTACTAACAAACAACATAACTTGCTATAAAGATCAACATAATTTACCCATCAAAGAAAGCAAGATCAATTGTTCAAAAGACGCAACAAGAGATTGTTAATTACCTCAATGGAATTAGGGTCCATTGGTGCTACGGCCTGAGTGTTCCCTCCTTGATTCATCCTATATCATCAACTTCCTGCAAAAGCATAACACATACGATTGAACTCACTTTCGAatacacatttaaaaaaaaaaaaaacctcatcgAAAAGCCCTAAATAGCAAAACAAAGCAGCAAAGAATTTGTACCAGTGACGCTCCAATTTGTGTATTATTCTCGTTCGTGTAGAGACCGATGAAGAATCGAATTGAAGATTAGTATAGTAAAGCCAGGATTTgagatcaacaaaaaaaaaccaaaaacaaaggtAACACAAAAAGGAAACGAATAGAACAGaaccaaaatagaaaagaaaaaaaaaaacaaagaaggcaaatcttaatatgtatatatataatctatagggaaacaacaaaaaaaagagatgttgTCACAAATCAATCGGAGATTACAGAACACGGGAGAAAAATCTGGCCGAAGAGGAGGAAAAACAATTTTGTTGTGCCGGAGGAGACGAACAAGattgtcaatttttttgttgtacgGTATTACTTACTTGCGTCGACGGGTCGGGTCGAGTCTGTCCGCGTGGGTTTTATGTAAAGCCTTTTTAATTGGGCCCATTATTCATCTACACATGTCTATAATGTCCACGTAAGTTAATGAGATAACACGTATGAAGCTCTCGGCTGCTGAGATGGCAATAGTGTCAACAATTTTTACGCACGACTTATCATCAATTCATTGACTATTTTAAGATATcgtttatgaaaaaattaagacTAAGAGTTAAAATGTTTGGGAGAGTTACTGTATGACTATGAGAATCAATGTCATTGTCGAACAGATCATCACAGTCAAGGACTTGAAATCCTTTCTTGAAAAGAATGAAGGAACATTAGTGGAAGAGCAAAATCTATTTTGGTGGTAAGACTTTGTTCTTCAAGAAAATATACGGACTAGAGAAGAGGAACCACCGTATAATGTCAACCTacgagagaattttttttaatataatgatatacCTAATGGAAGAACTTAATTTGAAAAGATGTTGGTAGGGGAATTGACGCCtccaacataccgatctaaacccgATTAAAGAAACCGGTTATTTAAACCGGAAGCTCGACTTTGAGAAGGATTTCGTCTTTCTAGGCCCAACGGCACCGAGAAACCCAGTTCCGAGGTGACGAACCGACATCCTAGATCGCCTAGCGGTTGACCTGATGGGAAATAAGAAACTTTCCTAATCAGCTCGGCCGTGATATGGAAAGTGGATATATTCAATAGATCTAGGAAAAACTATAAATAGAGGGGAACTCTTTCTTGTAAGATGATccagcaattaaaacaaaaaccctagttcttctttgttcttgagagaaaacCTAGCTTATTCTCCAAGAGATTTCAATTcgtctttg
The sequence above is drawn from the Camelina sativa cultivar DH55 chromosome 4, Cs, whole genome shotgun sequence genome and encodes:
- the LOC104782384 gene encoding ABC transporter G family member 1-like, giving the protein MARIVAANDDDSMELNTISSVHDSTLGQLLKNVSDVRKMDIGDETPVHESLNQDYDDGYMRTVPFVLSFDNLTYNVSVRRKLEFRNLFPRGNTEDPEIAQTVMPNTKTLLNNISGESRDGEIMAVLGASGSGKSTLIDALANRIAKGSLKGTVKLNGETLQSRMLKVISAYVMQDDLLFPMLTVEETLIFAAEFRLPRSLPKSKKKLRVQALIDQLGIRNAAKTIIGDEGHRGISGGERRRVSIGIDIIHDPILLFLDEPTSGLDSTSAFMVVKVLKRIAQSGSIVIMSIHQPSHRVLSLLDRLIFLSRGHTVYSGSPASLPRFFSEFGSPIPENENRTEFALDLICELEGSAGGTRGLVEFNKKWQEMKKQNNRQPPLTPPSSPYPNLTLKEAIAASISRGKLVSGGESVANGGTTATSTTTLAVPEFANPMWIEIKTLSKRSMLNSRRQPELFGIRVASVVITGFILATVFWRLDNSPKGVQERLGFFAFAMSTMFYTCADALPVFLQERYIFMRETAYNAYRRSSYVLSHAIVSIPSLIFLSLAFAATTYWAVGLGGGPMGLLFYCLIILASFWSGSSFVTFLSGVVPSVMLGYIIVVAILAYFLLFSGFFINRNRIPDYWIWFHYLSLVKYPYEAVLQNEFSDATKCFVRGVQIFDNTPLGELPEVMKLNLLGSVSKSLGVTISSTTCLTTGADILKNQGVVQLSKWNCLLVTVAFGFFFRILFYFTLLLGSKNKRR
- the LOC104782383 gene encoding SAC3 family protein A gives rise to the protein MNQGGNTQAVAPMDPNSIENRYGVDGSQVHKYSYQYSTGSDSAPWTGHSAEHQAVDNGNYSNSNYYHPQPTGPATSNAQEIPNTASFTSSSTSGTANMAQGYSGYTPYQTPSDPHNYSNTGYSSYYSGYQQQPSQSYPQPVGAYQNTGAPQPLSSFQNPGSYAGTASYSGTYYNPADYQTAGGYQSTNYNNQTAGSYPSTNYSNQTPASNYSNQTPASNYSNQTPASNYSNQTPASNYSNQAPASNYSNQTPASNYSNQTPALNQGNYTSNPYQNYTPDAANTPSSTIATATPVHHQQNYQQWSEYYSQTEVPCAPGTEKLSATSAYSQSFPVPGVTSEMPASNSQHAPSYVQHWGPETGASQPPSQQSGAAVSTSNDAYWVHQTQSLQAHHHVPPQNHYQSPLEMKPLYETPFQGHQRATYPQELNSQSSFHQAPLGYRQPAQATPSVDTQRVSKVQIPTNPRIASNLPSGFTKMDKDSSAAGAAQTPAYVSVSMPKSKDHATAMPEPRHFPKSLRGYVERALARCKDDKEKASCQDALKEIIMNAKTDETLYTRDWDTEPLSTVLNRNVTVTESSSTLISSLQNKSPTRRPKSRWEPLLEEKPFVKPASTFSSPVKFGAWNHQNENNKKNSEIFQKVDAAIGFKPTYSGQNSAKKNFQRPVKRQRFSGGAATAIDDEASSDSDKDLTPYYSSAVALASSAEEKKRRDSRSKRFERVQGHNRGNDLPKPKNANVGNVGNLHSRRATALRLSKTFDESGSRAVEDIDWDALTVKGTCQEIEKRYLRLTSAPDPATVRPEDVLEKALLMVQDSQKNYLYKCDQLKSIRQDLTVQRIHNHLTAKVYETHARLALEAGDLPEYNQCLSQLKTLYAEGIEGCSLEFAAYSLLYITLHSNNNRELLSSMSRLSEEAKKDEAVRHALSVRAAVTSGNYVMFFRLYKTAPNMNSCLMDLYVEKMRYKAVTFMSRSCRPTIPVSYIVQVLGFTGAASEGTDEKETNGLEECLEWLKTHGANLITDSNGDILLDTKVSSTSLFMPEPEDAVAHGDRNLDVNDFFTRT